A genomic window from Candidatus Omnitrophota bacterium includes:
- a CDS encoding glutamine synthetase family protein, with the protein MKTKKEVISFVKKHKITNIQLWFTDILGGLKCCVISDNELEGALDHGKGFDGSSVAGYAEAEESDILAMPDISTFKIVPWESKKEPVARMFCDILTPEKKPYPGDPRYALKRNLAKAKKMGFDFYVGPELEYFYFKRNDKPEILDEGGYFDLVPNDVANELRKDTVKMLDAIGINVETSHHECAPSQHEIDLRYADALTMADTVMTYKMVVKEVAQRRGYHATFMPKPIFGVAGSGMHTHQSLFSASGGTKGKNAFFDKKDKHHLSKIAKHFIAGELKHAREICAITAQWVNSYKRLVPGYEAPVYISWATKNRTALIRVPVYRPGNEKATRAELRCPDPACNPYLAFSVMLAAGLEGIEKKYKLPEPIEPNLYKMEMEERDRKGVKSLPIDLFEAIKETEKSRLVKDALGEHIFKRFLHNKIKEWEEYRIQVTSQEIKKYLPIL; encoded by the coding sequence ATGAAAACAAAAAAAGAGGTAATAAGTTTCGTAAAAAAACACAAGATCACCAATATACAGCTTTGGTTTACCGATATCCTCGGCGGCTTAAAATGCTGTGTTATCTCTGACAACGAATTGGAAGGCGCGCTTGACCACGGCAAGGGCTTTGACGGCTCAAGCGTCGCCGGTTACGCTGAGGCAGAGGAGAGCGATATTCTTGCTATGCCCGACATCTCTACATTTAAGATCGTCCCCTGGGAGAGTAAAAAAGAGCCTGTCGCGAGGATGTTCTGCGACATACTTACGCCTGAGAAAAAGCCTTATCCCGGAGACCCGCGATATGCGCTTAAAAGGAACCTTGCAAAGGCAAAAAAGATGGGTTTCGATTTCTATGTCGGGCCGGAATTGGAATATTTCTATTTTAAGCGTAATGACAAACCGGAGATACTTGACGAAGGCGGATATTTTGACCTTGTTCCCAATGACGTAGCGAATGAACTGAGAAAAGACACTGTGAAGATGCTTGATGCTATTGGGATAAATGTAGAAACGAGCCACCACGAGTGCGCTCCTTCGCAGCATGAGATAGACCTGCGCTATGCCGATGCTTTGACGATGGCAGATACCGTTATGACGTACAAGATGGTCGTAAAGGAAGTGGCGCAGAGGCGAGGATACCACGCCACGTTTATGCCGAAACCGATATTCGGAGTGGCCGGAAGCGGTATGCATACGCACCAGTCCTTATTCTCCGCCTCCGGCGGAACCAAGGGGAAAAACGCATTTTTCGACAAAAAAGACAAGCATCATCTTTCCAAAATAGCGAAGCATTTTATCGCCGGCGAGCTGAAACACGCCAGAGAAATATGTGCCATAACCGCCCAGTGGGTAAATTCTTATAAGAGATTGGTACCGGGATATGAAGCACCTGTTTATATTTCGTGGGCGACGAAGAATAGAACGGCGCTTATAAGAGTGCCTGTTTACCGTCCAGGAAACGAAAAAGCGACGAGGGCGGAATTACGCTGCCCGGATCCGGCGTGTAACCCGTATCTGGCGTTCAGTGTTATGCTGGCGGCGGGACTCGAAGGCATAGAGAAAAAATATAAACTCCCCGAACCCATAGAGCCCAATCTCTACAAAATGGAGATGGAGGAGCGCGACAGAAAAGGCGTGAAGTCGTTGCCCATCGATCTATTTGAGGCGATAAAGGAGACGGAAAAAAGCAGGCTGGTAAAGGATGCGCTCGGCGAGCATATCTTCAAGAGATTTCTCCACAATAAGATCAAGGAGTGGGAGGAGTACCGCATTCAGGTTACCTCGCAGGAAATAAAGAAGTATTTGCCGATATTATAG
- a CDS encoding transposase, whose translation MPRTKRILYDGAIYHIVNRGHNKQVLFKNHEDYIRFKSMVSIYLERYAFKIFNYCLMINHFHFLMQIGKAADLPLIMKGVSQTYANYYKRKYGTIGYLFQNRYKSILIEKDAHLLVCARYIERNPLRASLVSELSEYPWSSYHYYATGKKDDIITPNILYDNFGNSSEEKRRNYIEYISEEQPYELLLDEAIAKMK comes from the coding sequence ATGCCTAGAACCAAGAGAATTTTATATGATGGAGCAATTTATCACATAGTAAACAGGGGACACAATAAGCAGGTTTTATTTAAAAATCACGAAGATTATATAAGGTTTAAAAGCATGGTATCTATCTACTTAGAACGGTATGCTTTTAAAATCTTCAATTACTGCCTTATGATCAATCATTTCCATTTTCTTATGCAAATAGGTAAAGCAGCTGATTTACCGCTTATTATGAAAGGAGTTTCGCAAACTTATGCGAATTATTATAAGCGAAAATACGGAACCATAGGATACCTGTTTCAGAATAGGTACAAAAGCATTCTTATCGAGAAGGATGCACATCTATTGGTGTGCGCTCGATATATAGAACGGAATCCTTTGAGAGCAAGCCTTGTAAGCGAATTGTCAGAATATCCATGGTCAAGTTACCATTACTACGCAACAGGTAAGAAAGATGATATCATCACGCCAAATATTTTATATGATAATTTTGGTAACTCCTCGGAAGAAAAGAGGCGGAATTATATTGAATATATATCCGAGGAACAGCCCTATGAATTGTTATTAGATGAGGCAATAGCAAAAATGAAATAG
- a CDS encoding type II secretion system GspH family protein — protein MNMNKKAFTLIELLVVIVIVGLLAAILLPVFGKAREAARRAMCINNLRQHGIAWYLYLDDHNDCFPPSMGGSMEFYFGGKVPQGSRPLNPYLQITDFESPNTEVFHCLDDARPVSWTEYVAPNFEKTTIFEAIGNSYYGNPRVFLYTTNIYSTRPLSTITSPRNKVWLERDNDDNIPGHGGRGNVGSTTPVMVLFVDGHVAGPFRMNDFELYNPNTTKPVISDPNGTSSSTD, from the coding sequence ATGAATATGAATAAAAAAGCCTTTACCCTAATCGAACTTCTCGTGGTAATAGTCATCGTCGGGCTTCTTGCGGCTATACTTTTGCCTGTTTTTGGCAAGGCAAGAGAAGCCGCGCGGCGGGCAATGTGCATAAATAATCTCAGGCAGCACGGGATTGCGTGGTATTTATATTTGGATGATCATAATGATTGTTTTCCGCCATCAATGGGTGGGTCGATGGAGTTCTACTTCGGCGGCAAGGTACCGCAGGGCTCCCGCCCGCTAAATCCTTATTTGCAAATTACGGATTTCGAGAGCCCAAATACAGAAGTTTTTCACTGCCTCGATGACGCAAGGCCCGTTTCATGGACAGAGTATGTGGCTCCGAATTTTGAAAAAACTACGATTTTTGAAGCTATAGGCAATTCATACTATGGCAACCCACGTGTTTTTCTATACACCACAAACATCTACAGCACAAGGCCGCTTTCCACGATAACTTCACCGCGCAATAAAGTCTGGCTGGAACGTGATAACGACGATAATATACCGGGTCACGGAGGAAGGGGGAACGTGGGTAGTACAACACCTGTTATGGTACTTTTTGTGGACGGACACGTAGCAGGACCTTTCCGAATGAATGATTTTGAACTTTACAACCCGAATACTACAAAACCGGTAATATCAGATCCGAACGGCACCTCCAGTTCCACTGATTAA
- the lpxB gene encoding lipid-A-disaccharide synthase yields MKKIFIVAGEASGDLHASRLVREIKSCEPSVVFMGIGGQNMSLAGVRVFYRADELAIVGVWDIFKHFKKIKEMFFLFLKEVDKEKPDIVILVDYPGFNLRLLKELKKRKVKIIYYISPQLWAWGKNRIYTIKKYVDKMLVFFDFEGELYKKYGVPVECVGHPLLDIAKPSIGKDAVFEELHFNPEKKTIILLPGSRESEINALLPMMLSAALKIHNLREDIQVILVRSQAIAPEIFDTHLRGFDLPCRIAENRGTELYDYLSIADLALVSSGTATLECAIMDVPMVIVYKISLLNAILMKPFIRVPHIGLVNILPKKKIVPELIQFDATPNKIYEEALKILTNPSVSGAIRKDLDALRRSLGSEGASRRAAKAVIKLIGVRP; encoded by the coding sequence ATGAAGAAGATATTCATAGTCGCCGGCGAGGCCTCCGGCGATCTGCACGCATCGCGGCTTGTGAGAGAGATAAAGTCGTGTGAGCCGTCGGTCGTATTTATGGGCATAGGCGGCCAAAATATGTCGCTTGCCGGCGTGCGCGTCTTTTACAGGGCGGACGAGCTTGCCATAGTGGGCGTCTGGGACATCTTTAAACATTTCAAGAAAATAAAAGAGATGTTTTTTTTATTTTTAAAAGAGGTCGATAAGGAAAAACCCGATATTGTAATACTGGTCGATTACCCGGGATTCAATCTGCGGCTTTTGAAAGAATTAAAAAAACGGAAAGTGAAGATAATCTACTACATAAGCCCGCAGTTGTGGGCTTGGGGCAAAAACCGCATTTACACAATAAAGAAATACGTCGATAAAATGCTTGTCTTCTTCGACTTTGAAGGCGAACTTTATAAAAAATACGGGGTTCCCGTCGAGTGCGTGGGGCACCCGCTTCTGGATATAGCAAAGCCGTCCATAGGAAAAGACGCGGTTTTTGAAGAGTTGCACTTCAACCCGGAAAAGAAGACCATAATCCTTCTCCCCGGCTCACGCGAAAGCGAGATAAATGCGCTCCTTCCCATGATGTTATCGGCCGCTCTAAAAATTCACAACTTGCGCGAGGATATACAGGTAATACTTGTGCGTTCGCAAGCCATAGCGCCGGAGATATTTGACACGCATTTAAGGGGGTTTGACCTTCCCTGCCGCATAGCGGAAAATAGAGGTACTGAACTTTACGATTATTTATCTATTGCGGATCTGGCTCTGGTTAGTTCGGGGACCGCAACGCTTGAGTGCGCAATAATGGATGTACCGATGGTGATCGTATATAAGATATCGTTACTTAACGCTATTTTGATGAAGCCCTTTATAAGAGTTCCCCACATCGGGCTTGTAAACATACTTCCCAAAAAGAAGATCGTCCCCGAACTGATCCAATTCGACGCCACGCCGAATAAGATTTATGAGGAAGCGCTTAAAATACTCACAAACCCGTCGGTAAGCGGTGCTATAAGAAAAGATCTTGACGCGCTCAGAAGGTCACTCGGCTCTGAAGGCGCCTCCCGCCGCGCGGCAAAGGCAGTGATTAAACTCATTGGGGTCAGACCCTGA
- a CDS encoding Gfo/Idh/MocA family oxidoreductase — protein MSRLYVAVIGAGHLGSKHAKVYSRLKGIHLVGVCDINADHGKKIAKKYRTAYYADYRDLFDKVQAVSISVPTFLHYKIAKDFINNGIHVLIEKPITKTLKEADELLEIAKKKNVIIQVGHIERFNSAVRAIEPYIKEPKFIECTRSGPFVARAADIGVVLDLMIHDIDIILGLIKSSVESIESVGVRIVSQHEDTANVRMVFANKTVCDLTASRVTKKPVRTIKIFQEDSYILLNYLTQSATLYRRHRDIMKKKNIKIRKEEPLRKELESFVECALNGKRPIVSGEEARKALKVAIDITEEIKAKLT, from the coding sequence ATGAGCAGGCTATATGTAGCGGTAATAGGCGCGGGGCACCTGGGCTCCAAACACGCCAAAGTGTATTCCAGGCTAAAAGGCATCCACCTTGTAGGTGTGTGCGATATAAACGCGGACCACGGCAAAAAGATAGCCAAAAAGTACCGTACGGCTTACTATGCCGATTACCGGGACCTATTCGACAAGGTCCAGGCGGTAAGCATATCGGTCCCGACATTTCTCCATTACAAAATAGCCAAGGATTTCATAAATAACGGCATCCATGTTTTAATAGAAAAACCCATCACAAAGACCCTTAAAGAGGCGGACGAACTCCTGGAGATTGCAAAAAAGAAGAATGTCATCATCCAGGTGGGCCACATAGAGCGCTTCAATTCAGCGGTCCGAGCCATAGAGCCCTATATAAAAGAGCCGAAATTCATAGAATGCACCCGCTCCGGCCCTTTTGTCGCGCGCGCGGCCGATATAGGAGTGGTACTCGACCTCATGATACACGACATAGATATAATATTGGGGCTCATAAAAAGTTCCGTAGAGTCCATAGAATCAGTCGGCGTAAGGATAGTGTCACAGCATGAGGACACCGCAAACGTGCGCATGGTATTTGCCAACAAGACCGTGTGCGACCTTACGGCGAGCCGCGTAACAAAAAAACCAGTGCGCACCATAAAGATATTTCAGGAAGATTCGTACATCCTTTTAAACTACCTCACGCAATCCGCCACTTTATACCGAAGACACCGCGATATAATGAAAAAAAAGAACATCAAAATCAGGAAAGAAGAGCCCCTCAGAAAAGAGCTTGAGTCATTCGTGGAATGCGCGCTTAACGGAAAACGGCCCATCGTTTCGGGCGAGGAAGCGCGCAAGGCCCTCAAAGTGGCCATAGACATAACCGAAGAGATAAAAGCGAAATTGACATGA
- a CDS encoding ABC transporter ATP-binding protein/permease, with protein sequence MKDYLRLLKFLKPHIWILCLAIIFIALFSLFEKASLGTIIPVVDSIIAGKEIVMPGEKYAPEFIVGLVNKINILAMGPQDFRLKLLFWVVGIGALFLLLREIFSFFKTYFMRDLSERVDRDVKNAIYTKFLSLSLDFYSRNPTGKMVSHITYDATLVRDSITSGLTDLLEQPMQIFMGLVVIIALKFYFDISWSLIGINLLLIPTILYPVRILAKRLKKLSTQSQEKMGDINVTLYETISGIKIVKAFSMEPYEIQKFENNTNQFYTLSMKTVKRLEIISPLGECAMIFCIMAVGLMAGNEILKGSLSPGAFAAFAAAIMLLAKPLKRLAKVYGVMQTALAAGKRIFDVLDEKPNVSEKPGAKTLPHFAKEVSFDKVGFRYGAADSAEVLKDVSLKIKKGDILAIVGPSGVGKTTLVNLIPRFYDAASGAVRIDGIDIKDVTLKSLMDNIGIVTQETVLFNDTAAANISYGNNTVNKESVINAAKIANAHDFIMKMPQGYDTVIGERGFRLSGGEKQRLSIARAVFKNPPILILDEATSQLDTESEMLVQGAIDRLMKGRTVFVIAHRLSTIKNATRIIVLDRAGIAEEGTHEALMAKSGLYKRLYEMQFSAAEGRSARNGGRDAEGGFARNGGRDAENACK encoded by the coding sequence ATGAAAGACTATTTAAGGCTTTTAAAGTTTCTAAAACCGCATATATGGATCCTGTGCCTCGCCATCATATTTATAGCGCTTTTCAGCCTCTTTGAAAAGGCGTCGCTTGGGACCATCATACCGGTCGTCGATAGCATCATAGCCGGCAAAGAAATAGTCATGCCCGGTGAAAAATACGCGCCCGAGTTCATAGTGGGGCTCGTCAATAAGATCAATATCCTCGCGATGGGTCCCCAGGATTTCAGGCTTAAACTTCTTTTTTGGGTGGTGGGGATAGGCGCCCTTTTCCTGCTTTTGCGGGAGATATTCTCGTTCTTCAAGACCTATTTTATGCGCGACCTTAGCGAGCGCGTAGACAGAGACGTCAAAAACGCCATCTACACAAAATTCCTTTCTTTATCGCTTGATTTTTACAGCCGAAACCCGACGGGGAAAATGGTATCCCACATAACGTACGACGCCACGCTGGTGCGCGATTCTATTACAAGCGGGCTCACCGACCTTCTGGAACAGCCGATGCAGATCTTTATGGGCCTCGTGGTGATAATAGCGCTGAAATTCTATTTTGATATCTCCTGGAGCCTCATAGGCATCAACCTGCTCTTGATACCGACAATATTATATCCGGTCAGGATACTGGCCAAGCGCCTGAAGAAACTGAGCACGCAGAGCCAGGAGAAAATGGGCGACATAAACGTTACGCTCTACGAGACGATATCGGGCATAAAGATCGTCAAGGCCTTTTCAATGGAGCCTTATGAAATACAAAAGTTCGAAAATAACACAAACCAGTTTTATACATTGAGCATGAAGACGGTAAAAAGGCTGGAAATAATAAGCCCGCTTGGCGAATGCGCGATGATATTCTGCATAATGGCGGTCGGCCTGATGGCCGGGAACGAGATATTGAAAGGCTCGCTTTCGCCCGGAGCTTTTGCGGCGTTCGCGGCGGCGATAATGCTTTTGGCCAAGCCCTTAAAGAGGCTGGCAAAGGTTTACGGCGTCATGCAGACCGCGCTCGCGGCCGGAAAGAGGATATTTGATGTCCTCGACGAAAAACCCAATGTCAGCGAGAAGCCGGGCGCAAAAACACTGCCGCATTTCGCGAAAGAAGTCTCCTTTGATAAAGTCGGCTTCAGGTACGGAGCCGCGGATAGCGCCGAAGTGCTTAAGGATGTATCGCTAAAGATCAAAAAAGGCGACATACTCGCCATAGTGGGCCCGAGCGGAGTAGGCAAGACTACGCTCGTAAACCTGATACCCCGTTTTTATGACGCCGCGTCCGGCGCAGTCCGCATAGACGGAATCGACATAAAGGACGTCACCCTAAAATCGCTTATGGACAATATAGGGATAGTCACGCAGGAGACAGTTCTTTTTAATGATACCGCGGCCGCCAACATAAGCTACGGCAATAACACAGTCAACAAAGAGAGCGTAATAAACGCGGCCAAAATCGCCAACGCGCACGACTTTATAATGAAGATGCCGCAGGGCTACGACACCGTAATAGGTGAACGCGGCTTCCGGCTCTCGGGCGGGGAGAAGCAGCGGCTCTCCATAGCAAGGGCCGTATTTAAAAACCCCCCTATTTTAATACTTGATGAAGCCACTTCCCAGCTTGATACCGAGTCAGAGATGCTCGTTCAGGGCGCAATAGACCGGCTGATGAAGGGTAGGACTGTCTTTGTCATAGCTCACAGGCTCAGTACTATAAAGAATGCTACCAGGATAATCGTCCTAGACAGGGCCGGTATAGCCGAAGAGGGTACCCACGAGGCGCTAATGGCTAAAAGCGGCCTTTATAAGCGGCTTTACGAAATGCAGTTCTCTGCCGCCGAAGGCAGATCCGCCCGAAATGGCGGAAGAGACGCAGAAGGCGGATTCGCCCGAAATGGCGGAAGAGACGCAGAAAATGCTTGCAAATAG
- the rpsB gene encoding 30S ribosomal protein S2, whose translation MEANTQTLIKQLLEAGVHFGHQKNKWNPKMKEYIFAEKNGIYIIDLQKSVGYLAAACEFIRGMAAQGKNILFVGTKKQAQIIIKEAAEKCGMFYVSNRWLGGCLTNFDTVKKSITHYENIEKMKEDGSIDKLSKKEASQINKEYMKMRKNLEGIRAMKRLPAALFIIDPSKEIIAVKEARKLKIPIVALVDTNCDPDLIDYIIPGNDDALRSIKLMTEIITESVINGKNEFMAGKAAVAKEEEELAAQEAARVGDGDELVESAETLEQRARRGRKEEKIEEDKTIKHKPASKPINKSIKNKE comes from the coding sequence TTGGAAGCAAATACCCAAACACTCATAAAACAACTTCTTGAAGCAGGGGTACATTTCGGCCATCAAAAGAACAAATGGAATCCCAAGATGAAGGAGTATATATTTGCCGAGAAAAACGGTATATATATAATAGACCTGCAGAAGAGCGTGGGCTACCTGGCAGCGGCGTGCGAATTTATCAGAGGCATGGCGGCCCAGGGCAAGAATATCCTTTTTGTGGGCACGAAAAAGCAGGCGCAGATCATCATAAAAGAGGCCGCGGAGAAATGCGGCATGTTTTATGTATCGAACAGATGGCTCGGCGGGTGCCTGACCAATTTTGACACTGTGAAAAAGAGTATCACCCATTACGAGAACATAGAAAAGATGAAAGAGGACGGATCCATCGACAAGCTTTCCAAGAAAGAGGCGTCCCAGATAAACAAAGAATATATGAAGATGAGAAAGAACCTGGAAGGCATAAGGGCCATGAAACGTCTTCCGGCGGCGCTCTTCATAATAGACCCGAGCAAAGAGATCATTGCCGTAAAAGAGGCGCGCAAACTCAAGATCCCCATAGTGGCGCTTGTTGACACCAATTGCGATCCGGACCTCATCGATTATATCATCCCGGGTAACGACGACGCCCTAAGGTCTATAAAACTCATGACAGAGATAATTACAGAGAGCGTCATTAACGGCAAAAATGAATTTATGGCGGGAAAGGCCGCCGTGGCAAAGGAAGAAGAGGAGCTGGCGGCTCAGGAAGCGGCGCGCGTGGGAGATGGCGACGAGCTGGTTGAGAGCGCGGAGACCCTGGAACAGCGGGCCAGGCGCGGCAGGAAAGAAGAGAAGATAGAAGAAGATAAGACCATAAAACACAAGCCGGCAAGCAAGCCGATTAACAAATCGATCAAGAATAAGGAATAA
- the tsf gene encoding translation elongation factor Ts — protein sequence MVDAKTVQKLREKTGVGMMVCKEALREAGGDIEKAVEILRKKGAAKAVKHSGRSAKEGVVDSYIHLGGKIGVLLEMSCETDFAAKSKDFKELAKDICMHIAASNPLYIKREDVPNELIAKEKEIFKAQVQNKPAAAIDKIVEGKLEKFYEDTCLLEQPFVKNPDMTIKEYIVSHVAKIGENIVIRRFSRYQLGEEA from the coding sequence ATGGTAGATGCAAAGACAGTCCAGAAATTAAGAGAAAAGACAGGCGTTGGCATGATGGTCTGCAAAGAAGCCCTGCGCGAAGCCGGCGGTGATATAGAAAAAGCCGTCGAGATACTGAGAAAAAAAGGCGCGGCCAAGGCCGTGAAACACTCCGGAAGAAGCGCGAAAGAAGGCGTGGTGGACAGCTATATACATCTGGGAGGCAAGATAGGCGTGCTCCTCGAGATGAGCTGCGAGACCGATTTTGCGGCAAAGAGCAAAGACTTTAAGGAATTGGCAAAAGATATCTGCATGCATATAGCGGCGTCAAACCCGCTTTATATAAAACGGGAAGATGTTCCGAACGAACTGATAGCCAAGGAAAAAGAGATATTCAAGGCGCAGGTCCAAAACAAGCCCGCGGCCGCCATCGATAAGATAGTGGAAGGCAAGCTCGAGAAATTTTACGAGGACACGTGCCTTCTTGAGCAGCCGTTCGTAAAGAACCCCGACATGACAATAAAAGAATATATAGTTTCGCACGTCGCCAAAATAGGCGAGAATATCGTCATAAGAAGATTCTCGCGCTACCAGCTCGGAGAAGAAGCTTAG
- the pyrH gene encoding UMP kinase, translating into MKKPAFKRVVLKLSGEALQGKSGYGIDFDVTAAIAKRIKEVHSLGVQIAIVIGGGNIIRGASVAGKGVDRSTADYMGMLATVINGMALQDELEKQGVFTRVMSAVEMREVAEPYIRRRAMRHLEKRRIVVFVAGTGNPYFTTDTTAALRAIEIGAEVILKATKVDGVYSKDPKKFKDAKRFKELKYIDVLNKGLKVMDATAVSLCMDNNLPIIVFDLFKEGNIKRAIMGENIGTVVKR; encoded by the coding sequence ATGAAAAAACCCGCCTTCAAGCGCGTAGTCCTCAAACTAAGCGGAGAAGCCCTGCAGGGGAAATCCGGTTACGGCATAGATTTTGATGTCACCGCTGCCATCGCGAAGCGGATAAAAGAGGTCCACTCCCTCGGCGTTCAAATAGCCATTGTAATAGGCGGCGGCAATATCATAAGAGGCGCGTCAGTCGCAGGAAAAGGCGTGGACCGCTCCACAGCCGATTATATGGGCATGCTAGCCACTGTGATAAACGGCATGGCGCTTCAGGACGAGCTGGAAAAACAAGGCGTTTTTACGCGCGTGATGTCGGCAGTAGAGATGCGGGAAGTGGCCGAGCCCTATATAAGGCGCAGGGCGATGAGGCATCTTGAAAAGCGAAGGATCGTGGTCTTTGTGGCGGGCACGGGCAATCCATATTTTACCACCGATACCACCGCGGCGCTGAGAGCCATAGAGATAGGCGCTGAAGTCATATTAAAAGCGACAAAAGTGGACGGCGTATATTCAAAAGACCCCAAGAAATTCAAAGACGCCAAACGCTTCAAAGAATTGAAATACATCGACGTCCTCAATAAAGGCCTTAAGGTGATGGACGCTACGGCAGTAAGCCTTTGCATGGACAATAACCTCCCCATAATAGTATTTGACCTTTTCAAAGAGGGCAATATCAAAAGGGCAATAATGGGGGAAAATATAGGCACAGTAGTAAAGAGGTGA
- the frr gene encoding ribosome recycling factor, which yields MNNVRDVLHDVESKMKKTVEATRREFSTIRTGHASTAIVEGIRVDYYGTDVPLRQLAGISTPDAKLILIQPWDPKSLGEIERAILKSDVGITPTNDGKVIRLSVPPLTIERREELIKIVKKMEEDGKVSIRSARHSGIEVVDKLEKDKKIPEDEKFKGHKDIQNLTDKYGKEIDTLFKAKEKEITG from the coding sequence ATGAATAATGTTAGAGATGTTTTGCACGACGTAGAATCAAAGATGAAGAAGACCGTTGAGGCGACAAGGCGCGAATTCTCAACCATAAGGACGGGCCACGCCTCCACCGCCATTGTGGAGGGCATAAGGGTGGACTATTACGGCACGGACGTGCCGCTAAGACAGCTGGCCGGCATATCGACGCCCGACGCAAAACTGATACTTATACAGCCATGGGACCCGAAGTCTTTGGGCGAAATAGAAAGAGCGATTCTGAAGTCTGATGTCGGCATAACGCCTACAAACGACGGCAAGGTCATACGCCTGAGCGTTCCGCCGCTCACCATAGAAAGGCGCGAGGAGCTCATAAAGATAGTGAAGAAGATGGAAGAGGACGGCAAGGTTTCCATCCGCTCGGCGCGCCACTCCGGCATCGAGGTCGTGGATAAGCTGGAAAAAGATAAGAAGATCCCCGAAGACGAAAAGTTCAAAGGCCACAAAGACATCCAGAATCTTACCGACAAGTACGGCAAAGAAATAGATACGCTTTTCAAAGCAAAAGAAAAAGAAATTACAGGTTAA
- a CDS encoding nucleotidyltransferase, giving the protein MISLDLQLKSLAQCLSAQKIKYAVIGGIAVFVYGEPRFTADIDVNIILESRKIEDFLKQAKKYGFLPRSPRVRRIAQKDGVIPLFFKKSGLIGRIDIILAENPLEYSGINRAETRKVSAVKVKLVTPEDLILHKITSQRPRDKEDIRGILIRQKGRLDLRYIRSWLVKIDKANSTKLLSRFNGLLKKII; this is encoded by the coding sequence ATGATTTCGCTGGATTTGCAGTTGAAATCCCTGGCGCAGTGCCTATCGGCGCAAAAGATAAAATATGCGGTTATCGGCGGAATAGCGGTGTTTGTTTACGGCGAGCCTCGTTTCACGGCCGATATAGACGTTAACATAATCCTCGAAAGCCGAAAAATAGAAGATTTTCTTAAGCAGGCCAAGAAATACGGATTTTTACCGCGCTCGCCGAGAGTTAGAAGGATAGCCCAAAAAGACGGCGTTATTCCTCTATTTTTTAAAAAGAGCGGACTAATAGGAAGAATCGATATTATTTTAGCGGAAAATCCGCTCGAATATTCGGGGATCAATAGAGCAGAGACTAGGAAAGTAAGTGCAGTTAAAGTAAAACTGGTGACTCCGGAAGATCTGATCCTGCATAAGATAACGAGCCAAAGGCCGCGGGACAAAGAAGATATAAGAGGCATCCTTATCAGACAAAAAGGCCGGCTGGACTTACGATATATAAGGTCTTGGCTTGTAAAGATAGACAAGGCAAATTCAACGAAGCTCCTCAGTCGTTTCAACGGTTTGCTAAAAAAGATTATTTAA
- a CDS encoding GIY-YIG nuclease family protein, with translation MWYLYILRCKDGNLYTGVTIDIPHRIARHNAKKASKYTRVRTPVALAYKEVYRTKSKALIREAQIKRWTKKKKLALVTHDKSQLIELSKSRD, from the coding sequence ATGTGGTACCTATATATCCTCAGATGCAAAGACGGCAACTTATACACCGGTGTCACAATCGACATTCCTCATCGCATAGCTCGCCATAATGCCAAAAAAGCCTCAAAATATACAAGGGTTCGCACGCCTGTAGCCTTGGCTTATAAAGAAGTTTATAGGACAAAATCAAAAGCGCTCATTCGTGAGGCCCAGATTAAGCGCTGGACCAAGAAGAAAAAACTCGCCTTAGTAACCCACGACAAATCCCAACTTATCGAACTTAGCAAATCCCGCGATTAA
- a CDS encoding helix-turn-helix transcriptional regulator encodes MSDKLIGDIKYYLQREKISQEDFAHKIGVSFSTLNRWLNKKTKPKSKAIIEAVKRAIG; translated from the coding sequence ATGAGCGATAAGCTAATAGGGGACATCAAGTACTATTTACAGCGCGAGAAGATTAGCCAGGAAGATTTTGCTCATAAGATCGGCGTTTCGTTTTCAACGCTAAACAGGTGGCTTAATAAGAAAACGAAACCGAAATCTAAAGCAATAATCGAAGCAGTAAAAAGAGCAATTGGCTAA